Within Terriglobales bacterium, the genomic segment CTTCGCGCTGGTGGACGTGCGCGAACGCGAGGAGCAGGCCAAGGGCATGATCCCCGGCGCCGCGCCCATCCCGCGCGGCATCCTGGAGCTGCAGATCGACCAGGTCACCACCGACAAGGGGAAGAAGGTCGTCCTCTACTGCGGTGGCGGCAACCGCTCGGCGCTCGCCGCGTGGATGCTGAAGAAGATGGGATTCAAGAACGCCATCTCGCTCATCGGTGGATGGCGCGCCTGGACGGAGAATCCATGAACCTGCAGGGCGTGAAGCTAACGTGGCTGGGACACTCGTGCTTCCGAGTGGAGACGCCCGGCGGCCGGGTGATCTACATCGATCCCTGGCTCAAGGAGAATCCCTCCTGTCCGCAGGAACACAAGCAGGTCCAGAAAGCCGACGTGCTGCTGTGCACGCACGGGCACTTTGACCACATCGCGGACGCGGTGGCCATCGCGCGGGAGCACAACCCGGTG encodes:
- a CDS encoding rhodanese-like domain-containing protein, with the translated sequence MPMPEFQQLCNEAKKEIQEIDVAELKRMQQAGEDFALVDVREREEQAKGMIPGAAPIPRGILELQIDQVTTDKGKKVVLYCGGGNRSALAAWMLKKMGFKNAISLIGGWRAWTENP